The Candidatus Margulisiibacteriota bacterium DNA window TCAGTTCCAGGCTTTCAGCTGCTTCCTTGACCCGCTCATCGATCTCCTTTTTGGGCAAACCGCGAAGCTTTAGTCCAAAAGCCAGGTTATCAAATACTTTCATGTGGGGATACAAAGCATAGGATTGGAAGACCATGGCAATGTTCCGGTCTTTAGGGGGAACATCGTTGATCAGCCGGTCGCCGATATAGATCTTCCCTTCAGAAACTTCTTCAAGCCCGGCGATCATCCGGAGAGTGGTCGTCTTGCCGCAGCCGGACGGCCCGACCAGTACGACAAACTCCTTGTCTTTGATCTCCAAATTGACGTTCTTGACCGCGACGACATCATCGAAATATTTAAAAACGTTCTCTAATACGACTTTTGCCACTGGCTTATATCTCCTTACCCAGGTTTGCCATTTCAATCGCTGATTGGGCGGCGGCAAACCCTTTATTTGATTTGACTCCGGAGCGCTCGAGCGCCTGCTCCAGGTTGTCAGTCGTCAAAACGCCAAAGATCACCGGGACACCGGTCTGCAGGCCAACCTGGGCGATCCCCTTGGCCGCTTCGGAAGCGACATATTCAAAATGCGGCGTTCCACCCCTGACCACCGCGCCAAGGCAGATGACCGCGTCATAGTTCTTGGCAAGCTTCTGCGCGACCAACGGCATTTCAAACGCTCCCGGCACCCAGACAATGGTCACATTCTCGTCTTTGGCTCCGTGGCGCTTCAGGCAGTCTTCCGCCCCTCCAACCAATCCTTTCGAGATCATTTCATTGAACCGGGAAACGATCAGGCAAAACTTAAGTTTACTTGCTTCCAGATTTCCGGCGATCACTTTTACCATGTTTAACAACCCCCTCTAATAAATGGCCCAGCTTGCGGGATTTTGTCCGCAAGTATTTTTCGTTAAATTTATTTGACCCCACTTCAAGCGGCAGTCGTTGAGTGATCTTTAGCCCGTATCCCGCAAGACCAACAACTTTTTTTGGGTTATTGGTCAAGAGTTTGATCGAAGTTAAGCCCAGGTCACAAAGGATCTGCGCCCCGATCCCGTAATCGCGCAGGTCAGGAGCAAAACCAAGCATTTCGTTCGCTTCAACAGTATCGTACCCCTGCTCCTGCAGTTCGTACGCCCGTAATTTGTCCTTCAGTCCTATTCCCCGCCCTTCCTGTCTCATGTAAAGCAAAACCCCAAGGCCGCAAAATTCGATCTTTTCCAGAGCTTTGGCCAGTTGCTCGCCGCAATCGCAGCGGAGCGAACCAAACGCGTCGCCGGTCAAACATTCAGAATGAACGCGGACCAGGACGTCTTTTTTCCCTTTTACTTTCCCCTTGACCAACGCAATATGGCTCTCGCCATTTAAGATGTTCTCATAACCCACGGCCGAAAACTCCCCATGTTTGGTCGGCAGTTTTACCGTCGAGATCCGCCTGACCAGCTTTTCGTGGTTCATCCGGTAAGAGATCAGGTCGGCAACGGTAACGATCTTGAGCTTGTGCCAGCGGGCAAATTCCATAAGCTGGGGGACCCTCGCCATGCTGCCGTCCTGATGAATGATCTCGCAAATGACCGCGGCCGGATATAGTCCGGCCATCTTGGCCAGGTCGACCGAAGCTTCGGTATGCCCGGCCCGCCGCAGGACCCCCCCTTCAACAGCGCGCAATGGGAAGATATGGCCCGGTTTAACCAGGTCGTTCACTTTTGATCTGGGATTGATCAGAACTTCAATGGTCTTTGCCCGGTCCGACGGGGAGATCCCGGTCGAGACCCCAAAGCGATGATGCGCGTCAACTGACACGGTAAAGGCGGTCCGGAGTTTTTCCCGGTTGTTCCCGACCATCTGGTCAAGTTCCAATTCGTCGGCCCGGTCGCCAGTCATGGGAACGCAAACCAATCCTTTGGCATGAGTGATCATAAAATTAACAAGCTCCGGAGTGATCTTTTCCGCCGCCACGACCAGGTCACCTTCGTTCTCCCGGTCGGCGTCGTCAACCACGACGACAAGTTTTCCGTTACGGATATCTTCTATCGCTTCGGCAATTGTATTGAATTTAATTTTAGATTTTACGTTCATTTAAGGTCAGTTCTCGATCCAGCCCATCGGTAAAAATCCAACCCGCATCATCGGGTCGTCGAGCATGTCGACGCCTTCTTCACGCCGGAGATGGTGTTCAATATATTTGGAAAAGATGTCGGCTTCAATGTTGACCTTGTCTCCGGCGGTCAGGGACCCCAAAGTGGTCTGCTTCAGAGTAAGCGGAATGATCGAAACACGCAGCAACCCCTGCCGAAAACCGGCAACGGTCAGGCTGACACCATTGATCGCGATCGAACCTTTGGCCACAAAATAATTCATCAGGTCGCTCGGCACGGCAAGATAAAGCTCAATCGCGTCACCGGAGCGGACAGTTTCGCGGACCTCGCCGACACCGTCGATATGGCCGGTAACAATGTGCCCGCCAAGCCGGGCGGTAACCAAAAGGGCTTTCTCCAAATTAACTTTATCGCTAACTCTAAGCTCGCCGATAGTGGATTTTTTAAGCGTTTCCGAGGAAAGATCAAACTCAACGTAGTCGCGGCGGATGTGAGTAATGGTCAAGCAAACCCCGTTCACGGCAAGGCTTTCTCCGACCTTGGTCCCTTCAAAATACTTCCTGCTATAAATGACCAGCTTGGCCGCACTCCCTTGTCGGACAAGAGAGGCAACGCTGCCTATTTGCTCAATTATTCCTGTAAACATAAGGATATTTTACCACATTTTAGCGTCTGGCTCAAGCCGGGGATTAAGGCAAGCGGAGATACGCGCCAAGTATCCCGTTGATAAACTTAGCCGCCTCTTCGGAACTGTACTTTTTGGCCAGTTCGACCGCTTCGTTAACTACGACCGAAGGGGGTGTTTCTGCGGCTTTAAGCTCGCTAAAGGACAGGCGGAGAATGCTCCGGTCAACCTTGCCTATTCTATCCAGAGGCCAGTCGACCGAAAATTTGGCGATTATCTGGTCGCTCCACTCCCGGTCGGCCCAGGCCTGTTTGGCCAGTTTTTCGGAAAAGCCAATTGTTTCATCAATGAATTTTTCCGACTCAAAGAGGTTCTTTAGCGCTTCTTCGATCGAATTATTGGATATTTCCGCCTGGTAAATGGCCTGCATCGCCAACCGGCGGGAGGTTGTTCGTTTTCCCATAACTTCAGTATATCATTCAAGTCTGAAATTATCCAACATTTATGACGATAAATAGCAAGGATCATGACCTATCTTCAATCATATATTGGTTTTAACGCGCCAAGCCTATCGGTAACGGCCCGCAGGAACGCCGGCTTGCCCATTTGGCGCAACCCAGATAATTATAGAATAATTGGTGACGCCAATAACAGGCGGCTGGTTGTTCTTGACGTTGAAGGCCGGATCAAACATGGGAACGCTCCAGTTTATCGCGGTTTTTTGATATCGCCTGAAACACCTTTTGGCCATCCTTGTCAGCCTGAACCGATTTTCATCAAATTTCCTCACGGATCTGAAATCGGCCTCTATGAATGGTTGGAAAAAGAAAAAGAGACATTGACCGCCTTAATTGACATCCCCAGAGTACCGCGGTTTTTGGCCGCCGGACAAGCTGACATTATCGAATACCAGCGCTTTGGCCAGGATTGGCATGATTGGCTTAAAAATGGAAATCAACCTCCATATCCTTATAAAATGCCGTTTATCGTTATCTCTTCAGTAAATGGAACAGCAATGAACGCCTTTAGCGACCAAACCCTCAAATTTGTACCAAGCAGACAAAGGCTCGGTTGGTTGACTGGCACGGTGCTTGCCGGGGCGTCTGAACTGCTGGCCAGGGTCCATGATCACGGCATTATCCATCGAGACCTAAAACCCGCCCATATTCTATACGACCAGGAAGAACAGATAGTTGGCCTAATCGACTTCGGATCTTCAACCAGAATTGCCGACCGGCCAATAAACGGCCACTTCGGAACATTAGCTTTTTTCCCGCCTGAATATGTGTTTGAGCCGCCGGAGAAAGAAGATCCAAGGATCGATGCCTACTCAATAGGAAGCACCGCCTTCACCCTGGCTTCCGGCGGCGGACATATTCATTACGGGGAACGTTTACCGGTCGACACGGTATATAATTTTGTCGAAAATATCTGGGCGTATCGGAGCGCGGGGGTCGCGGAATTGATCAAAGAAAGCAATCTGCCGGCGGAACTAAAAGAGACCTCTTTTGCTCGCTATATTTTTCAATTGATGCATCCTGATATAAATCAACGGCCAATCAACATGCGCGAGATCGCCGATAATTTCAGAAGGATCGGGGCGGAGTTGGGCTGATCAGCTCCCGAAATGCTCTTCGATAAACTTGGTGGTCGCTTCCCCTCTTTTGAAAGCTTCATTGCGCAAGACTTTCAGGTGAAAAGGGATCGTGGTGTGAATGCCGACGATAACGTACTCGTCTAAGGCCCGCTCCATCCGCTGGATCGCTTCCGTCCTGGTTTTCCCCCAGGCGATCAGTTTGGCGACGAGAGAGTCGTAGTGCGGCTGGATATAATAGCCGGAATAAACGTGGCTGTCGACCCTGATACCAGGCCCGCCGGGAGCATGATAAGCCCTGATCTCCCCCGGGCTCGGCATGAAATTGCGGGTGTGATCTTCAGCATTAATTCGGCATTCGATCGCGTGTCCCTGGTATTTAACGTCGCCCTGGCGGAACCTGAGCCGATCCCCGTCCGCGATCATGATCTGCTCTTTGATAATATCAACATTGGTGATCATCTCGGTCACCGGATGCTCGACCTGGACGCGGGTATTCATTTCCATAAAATAAAAATTGCCGTTCTTGTCGAACAGGTACTCGATGGTTCCGGCACTGTGGTACTTGACCGCTTTTGCCGCCCGGACCGAGGCTTCCCCCAGTTTTTTGCGGGTCCGATCGTCAACCACCGGAGAAAGTGATTCTTCAACTAATTTTTGGTGGCGCCGCTGGATCGAGCAGTCGCGCTCCCCAAGATAAACGACATTGCCGTGCCTGTCGGCCAGGATCTGGACCTCAATGTGACGCGGCTCTTCGATGAACCGCTCCAAATAGACTTCCGGGTTGCCGAACGCAGCCCCCGCTTCGCTCTTGGCGGTCCGCATCAGGTGGAGAAAATCCTTGGGGTCAAGGCAAATGCGTAATCCCCGGCCGCCGCCGCCGGCGGTCGCCTTGATAGCGATCGGAAATCCGATCTTTTCGGCGACTCTCTGCGCCTCCCCTTCGTCGGAAATCGTCCCGTCGGAACCGGGGACGATCGGAACGTTGGCCTTGGCCATGGTCTTTCGGGCGGTCGCCTTATCCCCCATTTTGTCCATCGCTTCGGGATCGGGACCGATAAAAACGACCTTATTGGCGGCGCAGATCTCCGCAAATTTTGAATTTTCCGCCAGGAAACCATAACCGGGGTGGATCGCTTCCGCGCCGGAAACTTCGGCGACACTGATGATGCTGGGGATGTTCAGATAGCTTTGGGTCGGGGCGGCCGGCCCGATACAGAACGATTCGTCAGCGATCTTGACGTGCAGCGAGTCTTTGTCCGCTTCGGAGTAGACGGCCACTGTCTTGATCCCCATCTCTTTGGCCGCCCGGATAATCCTGACGGCGATCTCTCCGCGATTAGCGATCAGTATTTTTTTGAACATGCAAGGTCGAATGTTATCATGGAATTAAAAGAAGGTCAAATAAAGCATGATCAGGGAAATAACAGTAAAGCAGACGATCGTCAACCAGGCGATGGCGTTGAACAAGCTGCTGTTGACATGATTCCCCATCATTTTTTTATCGTTAATAAGCCGTAATATGACCACAAAAATGATCGGCAAAATAATTGTATTCAACGCCTGAGAAGCAACCAGGATGAACATGATCGGCAATTGCGGCAGAAGGACCAGAAAAGTACAGACAAAAATGCAAAAGCCAATGATCAGATAAAAAAGCGGAGCATCCCGGTAAGAAGAGTTTACTTTCCGCTCTGTTCCTAAGACCTCGGTTATCGCGTAGGCGGTCCCCATGGAAATAACGCAAACTCCGAGGATCGAAGCGTTGAGCAGCCCCCAGGCAAAAAGATGTTTGGCAAAATCTCCAAGCAGCGGCCCAAGGGCCCGGGCGGCGTCAATAGCGCTTTCGATCCTTACCCCTTTGACATAAAGGGTCGCGGCACAGGAAATAATGATAAAATAAGCGACCAGATCGGTCCATATTGCTCCAAAGATCACATCCAGCCGGGCGTTTTTCAGATGTTTCTTGGTTACCCCTTTATCGACAAAATACGACTGGACAAAAAACTGCCCCCAAACGGTCAGAGTGGTCCCGATCAAAGCGGTCGCGGTAAAAATATATTCCCGGTTTAGCGGCAAATATGGGACAAAGCTCCCCCGGACCATTGCCGGAATGTCCGGCCTGGCAAGGAATCCATTGATTATGTAGCCAAAAAACAAGATACATGAGGTCAGAAATATATTCTGGACCAGGTTAAAGCTCCCTTTAACGATAATATAATATATCAGCACACTAAAGATCGGCACAAAAATATAGCGGGGCAGACCATAGATGTCGGCAACCGAGGCGATCCCGGCCACATCAGCTAAAACGTTGGAAAAATTAGCCAGAAAGACCAGGCTGATCAGGATCAAAGCGCTCTTTAAACCAAGCTTTTCTCTGATCAGATCGGCCAACCCTTTGCCGGTCACCACCCCAAGCCGCATACCCATCTCCTGGGTGACGTAAAGCATGATGGTAATTAAGATCAGGATCCAAAGCATCCGGTAGCCGAAATGAGCCCCAACTATCGAATACGTCGCGACCCCACCGGCATCATTATCGGCGGTCCCGGTTATGATCCCCGGACCGATTACCGATAAAAAAATGATTCCCCTGATCCACCAGTAGCGCAGCATTTTAACCTATCCTTTGCCTTTTGCGGCGGGCAACAGGCGGTAAAATGTAATCAACCACGTCGTCGATCGTTACGATCCCGAGGATCTTCTTTTCCTCATCAACCACCGGCACCGCCAGCAAATTGTATTTGGAAAAGATCTCGGCGGTCTCTTTTTCTTTCATCTCCGGTGTCAAAGTCACAAAATCGGTGATCATGATGTCGGAGATCAGCCGGTCCGGCGGTGAAACGATCAAATTTCTCAAGCTCAGAATCCCGGCCAAATGATGTTGATCATCGACCACGTATAAATAATAAATAGTCTCCGCCCCCGGGGCGATCTCCCGCAGTTTGGCGATCGTCGCTTCTACCGTCATATCCTGGGGAAAAGTGATAAATTCGGTGGTCATGAGCCCCCCCGCGGTCTGGTCGTGATGCTTTAGCAGCTCGCGGATCTTCCCCGCTTTACCGACCCGCATCAGCCGAAGGAGCTCTTCGGCCTTTTCCTGCGCGAGGTCGCCGATAATATCGGCCGCTTCGTCGACCGGCATCTTCTCCAAAACTCCCAGCGCCTTTTTGGTGTCAATGTTGGAAACAATGATCGCCCCTAGCATCGGCTCCAGCTCGTGCAGGGCTTCGGCCGCGGTCTTATCGGCGAGGGAAGAAAAGATCGCTGTCTTCTCATCAACGTGGAGCTGGGAAATGATCTGGGCAACATCGGCCGGGTGGAGGTCAGAAATAGTTTTGCTCGGAATGGCGATCTTGCCTCCAGTAAGCCACTGGACATGGTCCCAACCGATCAGGCTCTCCTGGATCCGGCGGTGAAAGACCGAAGTGACCCAGTTGACCGCCCCCTCCAACCCCAAACGCCGCAGCATCCCCAGCGTCCCAACATCGGCCGCGATCAGCCGGACATCCTGGTTCATCTTGGCCAGCTTCAGGTCGTTGACCCGAATAACCCTCGCCCCTTCCAGGTCAACTATCTGTTTGTCGACAATATCCCGCATCAGCATAACTTCGCCTTCGCGGCGCGTCGCCAGCGCAACCTGCTCCCTGGGACTGCGGGTAGAAACAAACCGCCGGCCGATCAGGTCGATCTCGCCGATCAACAGGACTTTTTCGGCCCCTTCTATGGTTATGATCAAAAGGCCGGCAACTTTGGGAAAGGATTCTCCCAAAGCAATGATAATATCTTTGACTTTGCCGATGTTTTCCTGCACGCGATCAACCACAGGAATGCCGATTAGCTCTGAAGCGAACATTTCAGAAAATAAAACCATGATGAAGCCCCCCAATATTTGTCGGACTGGGGAATCTAGAGAGGTTTTGCAAGATCACCAGATCACCTAGCCCTGGACCGAACTCATTATATCATAATGTAATATTGGCCCGGGAGTTGTTTTACCGCCCGCTTGATCTCTAAAGAAAGAAGCAGGGTTGAAAGCTGGTATCCGGGTAAAGCTAATTCAGCGGCAATGACGTCCAAATGTTTTGGCTCCCGGCTTAAGCGGGCAAAGATCCGTTCCTCTTCCAGGGTTAATTGGCAGGCGGCTGCCGGCCGGCACTCCCGCTCATTGTTTTGGGGTTCCAGGTTAAGTTCAACCAGGACATCGTTAACCGTTTCAACCAGCTTAGCCCCGTCTTTGATCAGTGAATGAGGCCCGCGGCTTAATTCGGAATCGATCCTTCCCGGCACCGCCATGACCTCCCGCCCCTGCTCCAGCGCCATCCGGGCAGTGATCAGCGCGCCGCTCTTTTCTCCCCCTTCGACCACGATCACCGCCCGACAAAGACCGGAAACTATCCGATTGCGCCGCGGGAAGCTCCAGGTCTGCGGTTTTTGACCAAGCGGATATTCGGATATGACCCCGCCGCTCTTACTTATCTCGATCGCCAGCCTGGCATTACAATACGGGGTTGGAGCATCCACCCCACCGCCCAGAACCGCGATCGTCCGTCCGCCGGCCGACAACGCCCCTTCATGAGCGGCAGTATCTATCCCCATCGCCAGACCGGACACTATCGTCAACCCGCAGCTGGCCAGGCCCGCGGCCAGTCGCCTGGCGCACTCCAACCCATACGCTGTCGCCTTTCTTGTTCCAACGATCGCCACGGCCGTCTCCATTTTCACTAAATCGCCTCGAAGATAGAGGATCGGCGGCGGGTCGTGGATCTGCTTTAGTATTTCCGGATAATCGTGGTCGACCAGCTGGATAATGCGGATATTGTTCTTTTGCGCGGTCTCTATCTGCCGGTCGGCAAGGTCAAGGGGAGCATTGAATTCGGCGCAAAGAGATTGGGGCGAATCCCCTCGCTCCAAACGCTGACGCAGTTTGATCGGCCCCAACCCCTCCACCATATTCAACCCCACCCAGTAACGCAGCATATTAAGCGATAGTTTCTTCTCCTGTAATTATTGTCAATGGCTCATCAGGCCCTGGTTCGTTGACCGGTTGCGCTTCAACTGGCGTTTCTGCCTGCTCTTCAGGCAAGACCGACCGATAATCGACCGGAGTTTCGTTGATATCAAACGGGAGCGGCGGCAGCTCCGACAGGTCCTTAAGGCCGAAATGGCGGAGAAAATTTTCGGTCGTAACATATATATATGGATGGCCCAGCGCCTCGCTCCGCCCCGCTTCTTTGATCAGCCGCTTGGAGATCAAGGTATCCATAATGTAATCGGCATTGACCCCGCGGACCCGCTCCACTTCCCCTCTGGTCACCGGTTGTTTATAAGCGATCACCGCCAAGGTATCGAGCGCCTGAGTCGACAGGGTGGTTTCAACTTTGGGACGGAGGACCTTTTGCACATATTCGGCGTTATCGGCGTTCGTCCCCATTAAGTAACCACCGGCCACCGAAAAGATCATAATTCCTCTGGCCTGATATTCAGTCAGCAATTCTTCCAGGGCCGGAAGGAAAACTTCTTGAGAAAGCTCCAATACTTCCGCCAGCTGGTCCGGTGACAACGGCTTGCGGGCGACAAACAGGACCGACTCAATAATGCTTTTGATCTTTGACCGGTCAAGGGCTACGGCCGCTTGCTCACCAATATTTTCAGCTGTTTCCATCTCTCTCTCCCCCTCCCCCGGCGGTGCCGAGGCTGATCATGATCGTCGCGAACCGGCGGTCCTGTTTCAAGTCAAGATTTCCCTGCTTGGCCAGCTCCAGGATCGCCAGGAAAGTGACCACTACTTCCAGTCTGGTCTTCCGGATAAACAGCTCTTCAAAAGGGACCCCGGCCGGTGTCCGGGTCAAGATCTCCCTGATCTCCACTATCCGCTCTTCCAGAGTGATCTCTTCCGCTTTAATGTGCAGAACGTTTTCCCGTTCGACCGCTTCGTCATAAACCTTCTTAAAAGCGACGACCAGGTCGCGCAAAGAAACATCGACCAGCTTGATCTCTTTGTCGACCTTCTCCCCCTCGTGGCGGGAATAGATCTTGTCAAAAACCTCTTTACGCTGGCGCAAATTCAAGGCGATCTGCTTATAGGCGGCATATTCATGGATATGGGAGATCAGCGACGCCTCGATCTTCAGGTCGTTTTCCGCTTCACCTTCGACCTGCCGGACCGGCAAAAGCCCTCGGGTCTTCAAGTCGATCAGGTAAGCCGCCATGTAAAGAAAGTCGGAGGCGGCGATCAAACCCGGTTTAAAGTTTTTCCAGTATTCAAAATAAGAAGAGATAATGTCGGAGATCGAAACGACCGCGGCCTCAAGCTTGCCGTCATCGATCGCTTTTAACAGCAGGTCGAACGGCCCCTCAAATACTTCAAGCTTGATCTGGTAAGCAGTCTCCCGGTTAAGCAGTGCTCCTTCCGTCATAATAAACCCACCGCCTGTTTGGCCTCTTTCAGGGTCTTGGAAGCGACCTCTCTCGCCTTGGCCGCTCCGGCCGCCAGTATTTTAGCGACCAGCTCCTGGTCTTTCTGGTAATGAGCCTGGCGGGCATGGATCGGCGCCAGATATTTGATCAGTATCTCTGCCAGCTCTTTCTTGCAGGCGACACAACCCCGTTTGGCAGACCGGCATTCTTCCGCCACGGTCCCGGTCATTTCTTTGCCAAAAACCTGATAATAAGCGTAGACCGGGCAAACTTCGGGATGTCCCGGATCATCTTTCTTTACCCTGGCCGGGTCGGTGATCATTGATCCGACTTTTTTCCGGAGCTCTTCCGGAGGGTCAGAAATAGCGATGGTGTTGCCGTACGACTTGCTCATTTTGCGTCCGTCGATCCCCGGCAGGACCGGGAAATTGGTGAGCGCATCCTTAGGCTCCGGGAACGTCTCCTTATAAAGAAAATTGAAGCGCCGCGCGACCTCTCGGGTCAGCTCAAGGTGCGGCAGCTGGTCCTCGCCAACCGGGACCAGATCAGCTTTATAGATCAAGATATCGGCCGCCTGAAGCAGTGGGTAACCGAGAAAACCGTATGTCCCCAGGTCCTTCTCCTTCATTTCGTCGATCTTCCCCTTATAAGTCGGGACCCTCTCCAGCCAGGAAAGAGGGGTGATCATCGAAAATATCAGGTGGAGCTCGGCATGTTCAGGAACATCAGACTGGCGGAAAAGGACCGCTTTTTCCGGATCGATCCCGGCTGACAGCAGGTCAACGGTCAATTGTTTGACGCTGGAGCGAAGATGTTTGGTTTCGGCGTAGGCGGTCGTTAAGGCATGGAAATCAGCGATAAAAAAGAAACATTGATGTTCGGTTTGCAGTTTGACCCAATTTTCCACCGCCCCGATAAGATTACCAAGGTGGAGTTTCCCTGTCGGCTGAATTCCTGATAAAACCCGTTTTTTAATCATAACAATTTTCAATGATTATAACACAAATATTAGTTGTTTCTCGCGCTCACAACATATCCGGTCGAACGTTCAAATACCGGAGGGTATATTCAGTGACCGTTTTAAACGGCGGAGCCGCCACTGTTTCCCCCCAGATCGAAGTCTGCGGCGCGTCAAAGATAACCAAAGTTATCACCGCCGGATCATTGAGCGGGGCCAAACCGATAAACGAAGTAATATACGAGTTCTTTAAATAACCCCGCCCACCCGGCGCGGCTTTTTGCGCGGTCCCGGTCTTGCCGCCAACAGAAAAATAAGCCATGGCCGCTTTCTTGCCGGTCCCCCGCAGGACAACATTTTTCATAATGGAAAGAACCGCTCCCGCCGTTTTCTCGGAAACGGCCCGCCGGTCTGGCCGTTCGTCAAACGCTTTCACAAAATTCCCGTCGCTCCCTTCGATCTTTCTAACAACATGCGGTTTCACCATTTTCCCTTTATTGGCAAAAGCGGAAACCGCTTGCAGAAGCTGAAGCGGGGTGACCGCCAACCCCTGGCCAAAAGTTGACATCCCGATCATTGCTTTTGGCCATTTTGGCCAATCCATTACTATCCCGCGCGATTCGCCGGCCAGACCAAAACCGATCTGCTCCCCAAAACCAAAGCGCCGGATAACTTGATGATATTTTTTTGCCCCCAGCATGATCCCGACCTGAACGGTCGCGGTATTGATCGACTGCTCCAGCATTTCCGAAATAGAGACGGTCGAGCCCTGCCAATCAATGTGGTGGGCATTGGTGATCTTGCGCCCGCCGATCTCGACCTGGTCCAGCGCTTTTAGTTTGGTATCGAGATTAATTACCCCTTGTTCAAGGCCAGCAGCAGCCAAAACCAACTTAAAGGTCGAGCCAGGCTCATAAGGATTTAAAAATCGGGGATGCCAGAGACGGGAATCGGCCTTCCCGTAATAATTGGGGTTAAAATCAGGTTTACTGGCCAGGGCGAGGATCTCCCCGTTCTTGGCATTCATGACAATGATCATACCGGACAAAGCCCCGGTCGCTTTGATCTGTCTGGAAAGTTCGCGTTCGGCAACATATTGAATGGCGCTATCAACCGTCAGGGTGACGCTCATCCCGTCGCCGCTCGGCTCGATCTCGCGGACCGCGCCGTAAAGCTCGCGGCCGGTCGGGTCCCCTTCGGTCACTACCTTTCCTGTTTTTCCCTGCAGGTATTTGTCCCAGGAAACCTCGATCCC harbors:
- a CDS encoding divalent metal cation transporter; protein product: MLRYWWIRGIIFLSVIGPGIITGTADNDAGGVATYSIVGAHFGYRMLWILILITIMLYVTQEMGMRLGVVTGKGLADLIREKLGLKSALILISLVFLANFSNVLADVAGIASVADIYGLPRYIFVPIFSVLIYYIIVKGSFNLVQNIFLTSCILFFGYIINGFLARPDIPAMVRGSFVPYLPLNREYIFTATALIGTTLTVWGQFFVQSYFVDKGVTKKHLKNARLDVIFGAIWTDLVAYFIIISCAATLYVKGVRIESAIDAARALGPLLGDFAKHLFAWGLLNASILGVCVISMGTAYAITEVLGTERKVNSSYRDAPLFYLIIGFCIFVCTFLVLLPQLPIMFILVASQALNTIILPIIFVVILRLINDKKMMGNHVNSSLFNAIAWLTIVCFTVISLIMLYLTFF
- the nusB gene encoding transcription antitermination factor NusB, with product MGKRTTSRRLAMQAIYQAEISNNSIEEALKNLFESEKFIDETIGFSEKLAKQAWADREWSDQIIAKFSVDWPLDRIGKVDRSILRLSFSELKAAETPPSVVVNEAVELAKKYSSEEAAKFINGILGAYLRLP
- the accC gene encoding acetyl-CoA carboxylase biotin carboxylase subunit — its product is MFKKILIANRGEIAVRIIRAAKEMGIKTVAVYSEADKDSLHVKIADESFCIGPAAPTQSYLNIPSIISVAEVSGAEAIHPGYGFLAENSKFAEICAANKVVFIGPDPEAMDKMGDKATARKTMAKANVPIVPGSDGTISDEGEAQRVAEKIGFPIAIKATAGGGGRGLRICLDPKDFLHLMRTAKSEAGAAFGNPEVYLERFIEEPRHIEVQILADRHGNVVYLGERDCSIQRRHQKLVEESLSPVVDDRTRKKLGEASVRAAKAVKYHSAGTIEYLFDKNGNFYFMEMNTRVQVEHPVTEMITNVDIIKEQIMIADGDRLRFRQGDVKYQGHAIECRINAEDHTRNFMPSPGEIRAYHAPGGPGIRVDSHVYSGYYIQPHYDSLVAKLIAWGKTRTEAIQRMERALDEYVIVGIHTTIPFHLKVLRNEAFKRGEATTKFIEEHFGS
- a CDS encoding riboflavin synthase, which codes for MFTGIIEQIGSVASLVRQGSAAKLVIYSRKYFEGTKVGESLAVNGVCLTITHIRRDYVEFDLSSETLKKSTIGELRVSDKVNLEKALLVTARLGGHIVTGHIDGVGEVRETVRSGDAIELYLAVPSDLMNYFVAKGSIAINGVSLTVAGFRQGLLRVSIIPLTLKQTTLGSLTAGDKVNIEADIFSKYIEHHLRREEGVDMLDDPMMRVGFLPMGWIEN
- a CDS encoding CBS domain-containing protein, encoding MVLFSEMFASELIGIPVVDRVQENIGKVKDIIIALGESFPKVAGLLIITIEGAEKVLLIGEIDLIGRRFVSTRSPREQVALATRREGEVMLMRDIVDKQIVDLEGARVIRVNDLKLAKMNQDVRLIAADVGTLGMLRRLGLEGAVNWVTSVFHRRIQESLIGWDHVQWLTGGKIAIPSKTISDLHPADVAQIISQLHVDEKTAIFSSLADKTAAEALHELEPMLGAIIVSNIDTKKALGVLEKMPVDEAADIIGDLAQEKAEELLRLMRVGKAGKIRELLKHHDQTAGGLMTTEFITFPQDMTVEATIAKLREIAPGAETIYYLYVVDDQHHLAGILSLRNLIVSPPDRLISDIMITDFVTLTPEMKEKETAEIFSKYNLLAVPVVDEEKKILGIVTIDDVVDYILPPVARRKRQRIG
- the ribE gene encoding 6,7-dimethyl-8-ribityllumazine synthase, whose protein sequence is MVKVIAGNLEASKLKFCLIVSRFNEMISKGLVGGAEDCLKRHGAKDENVTIVWVPGAFEMPLVAQKLAKNYDAVICLGAVVRGGTPHFEYVASEAAKGIAQVGLQTGVPVIFGVLTTDNLEQALERSGVKSNKGFAAAQSAIEMANLGKEI
- a CDS encoding bifunctional 3,4-dihydroxy-2-butanone-4-phosphate synthase/GTP cyclohydrolase II → MNVKSKIKFNTIAEAIEDIRNGKLVVVVDDADRENEGDLVVAAEKITPELVNFMITHAKGLVCVPMTGDRADELELDQMVGNNREKLRTAFTVSVDAHHRFGVSTGISPSDRAKTIEVLINPRSKVNDLVKPGHIFPLRAVEGGVLRRAGHTEASVDLAKMAGLYPAAVICEIIHQDGSMARVPQLMEFARWHKLKIVTVADLISYRMNHEKLVRRISTVKLPTKHGEFSAVGYENILNGESHIALVKGKVKGKKDVLVRVHSECLTGDAFGSLRCDCGEQLAKALEKIEFCGLGVLLYMRQEGRGIGLKDKLRAYELQEQGYDTVEANEMLGFAPDLRDYGIGAQILCDLGLTSIKLLTNNPKKVVGLAGYGLKITQRLPLEVGSNKFNEKYLRTKSRKLGHLLEGVVKHGKSDRRKSGSK
- a CDS encoding phosphotransferase gives rise to the protein MTYLQSYIGFNAPSLSVTARRNAGLPIWRNPDNYRIIGDANNRRLVVLDVEGRIKHGNAPVYRGFLISPETPFGHPCQPEPIFIKFPHGSEIGLYEWLEKEKETLTALIDIPRVPRFLAAGQADIIEYQRFGQDWHDWLKNGNQPPYPYKMPFIVISSVNGTAMNAFSDQTLKFVPSRQRLGWLTGTVLAGASELLARVHDHGIIHRDLKPAHILYDQEEQIVGLIDFGSSTRIADRPINGHFGTLAFFPPEYVFEPPEKEDPRIDAYSIGSTAFTLASGGGHIHYGERLPVDTVYNFVENIWAYRSAGVAELIKESNLPAELKETSFARYIFQLMHPDINQRPINMREIADNFRRIGAELG